In Opitutaceae bacterium TAV5, one genomic interval encodes:
- a CDS encoding polysaccharide pyruvyl transferase, which yields MNRRSFLRFSFAATLAGSLAGSLTAIAEKTGRRPRILLRNAWQSMNIGDIAHYLGLLELLEKFRIDAEVRLWPSNLGDGADALLARRFPNVIVVSNKKDIATAFQECDFFLHGSSAGFGASEHAARWHRETGKPFGVIGVTLVGRVDQKKIDTASKADFIFFRESISLKKARNRGCTAPIMEWGPDTAFGVVTLRNDKAATAFMSEHGLEEGKFMCCIPRWRITPHWLIGAHKVNEAKQKRNEEMKEHDHAQLRAAIIAITRETDLKVLVCHEDKTQIQLGKEMVFDPLPDDVKKKVVWRDHFWLTDEALSTYVRSAGLFGNEMHSPIMCIASGIPAVVCRFEEQTQKGFMWRDIGLDEWLFDLDKPDEVTRIVPTVLAIAKDPAAAKAKAAKAREVVLEKQREEMAALTKSLARV from the coding sequence ATGAATCGTCGTTCCTTCCTCCGCTTCAGCTTCGCTGCCACACTCGCCGGATCGCTCGCCGGATCGCTCACCGCGATTGCCGAAAAAACGGGACGCCGACCACGCATCCTTTTGCGCAATGCCTGGCAGAGCATGAATATCGGCGACATCGCGCATTATCTCGGACTGCTCGAACTGCTGGAAAAATTCAGGATCGATGCCGAGGTCCGCCTTTGGCCGAGCAACCTCGGGGATGGCGCCGACGCCCTGCTCGCCCGGCGTTTCCCCAACGTCATCGTGGTTTCAAACAAGAAGGACATCGCCACCGCGTTTCAGGAGTGCGATTTTTTCCTGCACGGCTCCTCCGCCGGCTTTGGGGCGTCTGAACATGCGGCGCGCTGGCATCGGGAAACCGGCAAACCTTTTGGCGTCATCGGCGTGACGCTGGTCGGGCGCGTTGACCAGAAGAAGATAGATACGGCGAGCAAGGCGGACTTCATTTTTTTCCGCGAAAGCATCTCGCTGAAGAAGGCGCGGAATCGCGGGTGCACCGCGCCGATCATGGAGTGGGGCCCGGACACAGCTTTTGGCGTCGTCACGCTGCGCAACGACAAAGCCGCCACCGCGTTTATGAGCGAGCACGGGCTGGAGGAGGGGAAGTTCATGTGCTGCATTCCGCGCTGGCGCATAACGCCGCACTGGCTCATCGGCGCCCACAAGGTCAACGAGGCCAAGCAGAAGCGGAACGAGGAAATGAAGGAGCACGATCACGCGCAGTTGCGGGCGGCGATCATCGCCATCACCCGCGAGACGGATTTGAAGGTGCTTGTCTGCCACGAGGACAAAACGCAGATCCAGCTCGGCAAGGAGATGGTTTTCGATCCCTTGCCCGACGACGTGAAGAAGAAAGTCGTCTGGCGCGATCATTTCTGGCTTACCGACGAGGCGCTCAGCACCTACGTGCGCAGCGCAGGGCTGTTCGGCAACGAAATGCACAGCCCCATTATGTGCATCGCCAGCGGCATCCCTGCCGTTGTCTGCCGCTTCGAGGAGCAGACGCAGAAGGGTTTTATGTGGCGCGACATCGGCCTCGACGAGTGGCTTTTCGATCTCGACAAGCCTGACGAGGTCACGCGGATCGTGCCGACCGTGCTCGCGATTGCCAAAGACCCCGCCGCAGCGAAAGCCAAGGCCGCCAAGGCGCGCGAAGTCGTGCTGGAGAAACAGCGCGAGGAGATGGCCGCCCTCACGAAGTCCCTCGCCCGCGTATAA
- a CDS encoding PTS sugar transporter subunit IIA yields MYLNLIQVAESFGVSEKTVEDWIEHEGLPNTPDRGRLLFDRTQVANWAAGRGLAARTGFLAPSTPAVSASLRLEPLLRAGGIWRDVSADGLTGVLDQVVATLPGATDPIRRLIVQRLHTRGGITFAPIGDGLAMPHPSARVALGRDSGTLALLLLREPLALSEEAPDGVPITRLFFFIAPSPRAHLDFLGKLCRLLGRGPLRAAVLRGAEDAEIHATLAEAEKEAGA; encoded by the coding sequence ATGTATCTCAATCTCATACAAGTTGCCGAATCGTTCGGAGTTTCCGAAAAAACCGTCGAAGACTGGATTGAACACGAGGGGCTCCCCAACACCCCGGATCGCGGCCGTCTCCTTTTCGACCGCACGCAAGTCGCCAACTGGGCCGCTGGTCGCGGTCTCGCCGCCCGCACCGGCTTTCTCGCCCCTTCCACCCCCGCGGTTTCTGCCAGCCTGCGCCTGGAACCCCTGCTGCGCGCCGGCGGCATCTGGCGCGACGTTTCCGCCGATGGCCTGACCGGCGTGCTCGACCAGGTCGTCGCCACCCTGCCCGGCGCCACCGATCCGATCCGCCGGCTGATCGTGCAACGGCTCCACACCCGGGGCGGCATCACCTTCGCTCCCATCGGCGACGGGCTGGCCATGCCCCACCCGAGCGCCCGCGTCGCCCTCGGGCGCGACTCCGGCACCCTCGCCCTGTTGTTGCTTCGCGAGCCGCTCGCGCTCTCCGAAGAGGCCCCTGACGGCGTCCCGATCACCCGGCTGTTTTTCTTCATCGCCCCGTCGCCGCGCGCGCACCTCGATTTTCTCGGCAAACTCTGCCGCCTGCTCGGGCGCGGCCCGCTGCGCGCCGCCGTGCTGCGCGGCGCAGAGGATGCCGAGATCCACGCCACCCTGGCCGAAGCGGAAAAGGAGGCCGGAGCTTGA
- a CDS encoding N-terminal cleavage protein has product MNTNPMPLPLLTDRRRSFAPSPVRPSREGLGLAPAHAAFTLIELLTVIVIIGILAAIILPVTAKVREKARSAKCLSAMRQWGVALQMYLQDSKSILPESHYGGANLHSTLSPYLAMPKNPTPAQIAARGIGCTTDKWKHGFNDPLSMNPLSNVTEPTRQVYGIDIFQIRDLRWLTTGLFSGKSDAKALGDAVPKAHSGRVSVLYVAGNVASKKCSEIMWGDVTRGAVNMRKVTRDPYWTPADDTTPIGSPEFDR; this is encoded by the coding sequence ATGAACACCAACCCGATGCCACTACCCCTTCTTACTGACAGGAGACGGAGCTTCGCTCCGTCTCCTGTCAGACCTTCACGTGAAGGTCTCGGCCTTGCCCCGGCCCATGCCGCCTTCACGCTCATCGAACTCCTGACCGTCATCGTTATCATCGGCATCCTCGCTGCCATCATCCTTCCCGTGACCGCAAAGGTTCGCGAGAAAGCCCGCTCCGCAAAATGCCTCTCCGCCATGCGCCAATGGGGCGTGGCACTGCAAATGTATTTGCAGGACAGCAAAAGCATTCTCCCGGAATCCCACTATGGCGGTGCAAACCTCCACTCCACCCTTTCTCCTTATCTGGCCATGCCCAAAAATCCGACGCCTGCGCAAATTGCAGCTCGCGGTATAGGTTGCACGACGGACAAGTGGAAGCACGGTTTTAACGATCCTCTCAGCATGAACCCTCTTTCCAATGTGACGGAGCCAACCCGGCAGGTTTACGGCATCGATATATTCCAAATACGGGACCTTCGCTGGCTTACGACCGGCCTCTTTAGCGGCAAAAGCGATGCAAAGGCCCTCGGCGACGCCGTTCCGAAAGCGCATTCGGGGCGGGTCAGTGTGCTGTATGTTGCCGGCAACGTGGCTTCAAAAAAATGTAGCGAAATCATGTGGGGCGATGTCACCCGCGGTGCCGTTAACATGCGTAAGGTAACGCGTGACCCGTATTGGACTCCTGCCGACGATACGACGCCGATAGGCAGTCCCGAATTCGATCGCTGA
- a CDS encoding GntR family transcriptional regulator gives MRYLDSICPPESLSDFRRNSTAGIHRELAHYLQGKIESGALQPGEKLPSVRELARLWGTNIFSVKLATDSLVNTGLLNKQQGKGMFVAAQNGEVLRVGIYMSKAPDSFSFSDISFAFALRDMLCARLQRQGIEFVLYDDYRPSEEHLKPPAELQDAIISSRLQSVIGVIVRSYDQNWFNRLPIGKIRMMRDPLIDFDGIAAKLKQRACQRVAMIAPAGIPKREADSFLVTGLKSVGVTIRPDRLRLIEESEISRHGWGEIGYRNTRELLSAKRRPDALIVYPDNTVQGAIQAILESGIKVPKDLFVFFHRNVELSYYCNFDADYIDVSISDIADKLIQRISDGGEKP, from the coding sequence ATGCGATATCTGGATTCAATATGCCCCCCTGAATCACTGAGTGACTTCCGGCGCAACAGCACCGCCGGGATCCATCGGGAGCTTGCGCACTATCTTCAGGGGAAAATCGAATCCGGCGCGCTCCAGCCCGGCGAGAAACTCCCCTCCGTGCGGGAACTCGCCCGACTCTGGGGAACGAACATCTTTTCCGTCAAACTGGCGACCGACTCGCTGGTCAACACCGGGCTCCTGAACAAACAGCAGGGAAAGGGAATGTTTGTCGCCGCCCAAAATGGCGAAGTGCTTCGCGTCGGGATCTACATGTCGAAAGCCCCCGACTCCTTCTCCTTTTCCGACATCTCATTTGCCTTTGCCTTGCGCGACATGCTTTGCGCGAGGCTTCAGCGGCAAGGCATCGAATTTGTCCTTTATGACGACTACCGGCCAAGTGAAGAGCACCTGAAACCGCCCGCGGAACTGCAGGACGCGATCATCTCCAGCCGGCTGCAATCTGTTATAGGAGTTATAGTCAGATCCTATGATCAGAACTGGTTTAATCGTCTCCCTATCGGGAAAATCCGCATGATGCGGGACCCCCTGATCGATTTCGATGGCATCGCGGCAAAGCTCAAGCAGCGGGCTTGCCAACGCGTGGCGATGATTGCCCCGGCAGGCATACCCAAAAGAGAGGCGGACAGCTTTCTTGTCACCGGCCTGAAATCCGTTGGCGTGACGATTCGTCCGGACCGCCTGCGCCTGATCGAGGAAAGCGAAATCTCCCGGCATGGCTGGGGGGAAATCGGTTACCGCAACACCAGGGAACTGCTCTCCGCCAAACGCCGTCCGGATGCCTTGATCGTTTACCCGGACAACACGGTTCAGGGCGCGATTCAGGCCATCCTGGAATCAGGGATCAAGGTTCCCAAAGACCTCTTCGTTTTTTTCCACCGCAACGTGGAACTGAGTTATTACTGCAACTTCGACGCCGACTATATCGACGTCTCCATCTCGGACATCGCCGACAAGTTGATCCAACGCATATCGGACGGCGGCGAAAAACCCTGA
- a CDS encoding 5-carboxymethyl-2-hydroxymuconate isomerase — protein MRIIRHLSSDGPAWAALRPDGSALAIDGDLFSDNPGHGAVDPARLVTGRVVTPGKLLAPVRPPNILAIGLNYRKHAEEGGKGVPERPMLFLKATSSLQNPGDPVEIPVACASHEVDFEAELAVVIGRRCKNVSREDALSYVLGYTCANDVSARDWQQRLGGGQFCQGKSFDTFCPLGPVLVTRDEIPDPGALKLRALLNGEIMQDWTTSDMVFDVATLVSFLSGSKTLLPGTVILTGTPHGVGFARKPPVFMKPGDTISIEIEKIGTLTNPVIAEPV, from the coding sequence ATGCGCATTATCCGCCACCTTTCTTCCGATGGCCCGGCATGGGCCGCGCTCCGGCCCGACGGTTCGGCCCTCGCTATCGACGGTGATCTTTTTTCCGACAATCCCGGCCACGGCGCCGTCGATCCCGCGCGGCTCGTCACGGGCCGCGTCGTCACGCCCGGCAAGCTCCTCGCCCCCGTCCGGCCGCCCAACATCCTCGCCATCGGCCTCAACTACCGCAAACACGCCGAGGAGGGCGGCAAGGGCGTGCCCGAGCGCCCCATGCTCTTCCTGAAAGCCACCTCCTCCCTGCAAAATCCCGGCGACCCCGTCGAAATCCCCGTCGCCTGCGCCAGTCACGAAGTCGATTTCGAGGCCGAACTGGCCGTCGTCATCGGCCGCCGTTGCAAGAACGTCAGCCGCGAGGACGCCCTGTCGTATGTTCTCGGATACACCTGCGCCAACGATGTCTCCGCCCGCGACTGGCAGCAGCGCCTCGGCGGCGGCCAGTTCTGCCAAGGCAAGAGTTTTGATACGTTCTGCCCGCTCGGCCCGGTGCTCGTCACGCGCGACGAGATTCCCGACCCCGGCGCGCTGAAACTGCGCGCGCTGCTCAACGGCGAGATCATGCAGGACTGGACCACGTCCGACATGGTTTTTGATGTGGCCACGCTCGTCTCCTTCCTGAGCGGCAGCAAGACGCTGCTGCCCGGCACGGTGATCCTGACCGGCACGCCGCACGGCGTCGGTTTCGCCCGCAAGCCGCCCGTCTTCATGAAGCCCGGCGACACCATCAGCATCGAAATCGAAAAAATCGGCACCCTCACCAACCCGGTGATCGCCGAGCCGGTGTGA
- a CDS encoding NADH dehydrogenase has product MITGLLLSLAFLSLVAAIATAWRLPRGDWLTLNLVACAAGLGAALSILFGPAGAGTGTDAATMVWQWRSAFPLAGEIISLRLDGVSALFLALLAVVAGAGAVYSHEYWSDEDHPDSARRSRVWWSVMVLCIGFVLLNANGLHFLIGWELFAVASYFLITLERQRDDVRAAGWLYLAASHAGTLCLFAFFALLAARTGSWELGPMRDHAATGDAGLAPLFWLALAGFGLKAGLFPLHIWLPSAHANAPSHVSALMSGVTIKIGVYGLVRFSGWLPVPEAAGWVLLGVGAVSALLGIAFAFAQNDLKRLLAYCSVENVGIITIGLGGGLLGAAHNDAAWGRLLLAGALLHVWNHGLFKALLFFGAGSVLHATGTREMSRLGGLWKRMPWTAAAFALGAAAVSALPPLNGFVSEWLLYLGLFDVATGGSVAMWAAMPAVLMMAVAGALALATFVKAGATVFLGAPRSDAVAHAHECGPLMRGSMAALGGLCVLLGLIPVLVWPAVSRAVGAWHPAWATEAAGAHPAPLATLGLVHVALAILFAGAGVWLWRRVRAGRGAPGEADAATLRRGPTWDCGYAAPTARMQYTGGSFSGIVAEWFAWIFRPERSLRRPHGVLPAQGGASLTERVPETVLERVIGPAARGVMRINAAVRHLQHGRLQFYIAYLLCGLAVLGIITWLGGNAGGSGQ; this is encoded by the coding sequence ATGATCACCGGCCTCCTCCTTTCCCTCGCCTTCCTCTCCCTCGTCGCCGCCATCGCCACGGCGTGGCGGCTGCCGCGCGGCGACTGGCTCACCCTTAACCTCGTCGCCTGCGCCGCCGGTCTCGGCGCGGCGCTTTCGATCCTCTTCGGCCCGGCGGGAGCAGGCACCGGCACGGATGCGGCGACCATGGTATGGCAATGGCGAAGCGCATTTCCCCTCGCCGGCGAGATCATCTCGCTCCGCCTCGACGGCGTAAGCGCGTTGTTCCTCGCCCTGCTCGCCGTGGTCGCCGGCGCCGGTGCCGTCTACTCGCACGAATACTGGAGCGACGAAGACCACCCCGACTCCGCCCGGCGCAGCCGGGTCTGGTGGAGCGTCATGGTGCTCTGCATCGGTTTCGTCCTGCTCAACGCCAACGGACTCCATTTCCTCATCGGCTGGGAACTCTTCGCCGTGGCCAGCTACTTCCTCATCACGCTGGAACGGCAGCGTGACGACGTGCGCGCGGCCGGCTGGCTCTACCTTGCGGCCTCCCACGCCGGCACGCTTTGCCTGTTCGCCTTCTTCGCCCTGCTGGCGGCGCGCACCGGCTCCTGGGAACTCGGCCCGATGCGCGACCACGCCGCCACCGGCGACGCCGGCCTCGCCCCGCTTTTCTGGCTCGCTCTCGCAGGCTTCGGCCTGAAGGCCGGGCTTTTCCCGCTCCATATCTGGCTGCCGTCGGCGCACGCGAACGCGCCGAGCCACGTGTCCGCGCTGATGTCGGGCGTGACGATCAAGATCGGCGTCTACGGACTGGTGCGTTTCAGCGGCTGGCTGCCCGTCCCCGAGGCCGCCGGCTGGGTGCTGCTCGGCGTGGGCGCGGTCAGCGCGCTGCTCGGCATCGCCTTCGCCTTTGCCCAGAACGACCTCAAGCGGCTGCTCGCCTACTGCTCGGTGGAAAACGTCGGCATCATCACCATCGGCCTCGGCGGCGGCCTGCTCGGCGCAGCCCACAATGACGCCGCCTGGGGACGCCTCCTGCTGGCCGGCGCGCTGCTGCATGTGTGGAATCACGGCCTGTTCAAGGCGCTGCTGTTTTTCGGCGCGGGCAGTGTGCTCCACGCCACCGGCACCCGCGAGATGAGCCGGCTCGGCGGTTTGTGGAAACGGATGCCGTGGACGGCGGCGGCGTTCGCGCTGGGCGCGGCGGCCGTGTCGGCCCTGCCCCCGCTCAACGGCTTCGTCAGTGAATGGCTGCTCTATCTCGGACTGTTCGACGTGGCCACCGGCGGCAGCGTGGCCATGTGGGCGGCGATGCCGGCGGTGCTCATGATGGCGGTCGCAGGCGCGCTCGCCCTGGCCACCTTCGTGAAGGCCGGAGCGACGGTCTTTCTCGGCGCGCCGCGTTCCGACGCGGTGGCGCATGCCCACGAATGCGGTCCCCTCATGCGCGGCTCGATGGCCGCGCTCGGCGGATTGTGCGTGCTGCTCGGGCTGATACCGGTGCTCGTCTGGCCGGCGGTCTCGCGCGCCGTCGGCGCGTGGCATCCGGCATGGGCGACGGAGGCCGCGGGCGCGCACCCGGCGCCGCTGGCGACACTCGGCCTCGTGCATGTCGCCCTGGCCATTCTTTTCGCCGGCGCGGGCGTGTGGCTGTGGCGTCGCGTCCGCGCCGGCCGCGGCGCGCCCGGCGAGGCGGATGCCGCGACGCTGCGGCGCGGCCCGACCTGGGATTGCGGATACGCCGCGCCGACGGCGCGGATGCAGTACACGGGCGGATCGTTTTCCGGCATCGTCGCGGAGTGGTTCGCGTGGATTTTCCGTCCGGAGCGCAGCCTGCGGCGTCCGCACGGCGTATTGCCGGCGCAGGGCGGGGCGAGCCTGACGGAGCGCGTGCCGGAAACGGTGCTGGAGCGCGTCATCGGCCCGGCGGCCCGCGGCGTCATGCGCATCAACGCTGCCGTGCGCCACCTGCAACACGGCCGGTTGCAGTTCTACATCGCATACCTGTTATGCGGCCTCGCGGTGCTGGGCATCATCACCTGGCTCGGCGGAAACGCGGGAGGAAGCGGACAATGA
- a CDS encoding NADH dehydrogenase subunit 1 produces the protein MTTVLSTLLDLVLRLALWLLVAPLLPGIVNRVKAWVAGRRGPPLLQLYYDLARLWRKGVVLSDLASPGFIAGPAIAWVALLGAALLMPLGPVGGALDFRGDVLLFVYLLAVARFCTAWAALETGSAFEGMGAAREVSFAVIAEAALITAILALAVQSGSVALDAMLDHPPGGGALMLAAGLFTVLLAENCRVPFDDPNTHLELTMIHEAMILDHSGPPLAIILHGAAMKLLLFAVLLPQTVLPMGEWPPLAAAGILAGSVLVVTIGVGLVESLLARLAFRQVPLLLTTAFLLCLFALLLALRSGGIPAAADDALRRPVATTAGVPPGHSDNPMEGGAR, from the coding sequence ATGACAACCGTTCTCTCCACCCTCCTCGACCTCGTGCTCCGGCTGGCGTTGTGGCTGCTGGTCGCCCCGCTGCTGCCCGGTATCGTCAACCGCGTGAAGGCGTGGGTCGCCGGGCGTCGCGGCCCGCCGCTGCTGCAACTCTACTACGACCTCGCCCGGCTCTGGCGAAAGGGCGTCGTGCTCAGCGACCTCGCCTCGCCCGGCTTCATCGCGGGGCCGGCCATCGCCTGGGTCGCCCTGCTCGGGGCGGCGCTGCTGATGCCGCTGGGCCCGGTGGGCGGCGCGCTCGATTTTCGGGGAGACGTGCTGCTGTTCGTTTACCTGCTCGCGGTCGCGCGGTTTTGCACGGCCTGGGCCGCGCTGGAAACCGGCTCGGCCTTCGAAGGCATGGGCGCGGCGCGCGAGGTGAGCTTTGCGGTGATTGCCGAGGCGGCGCTCATCACCGCCATCCTCGCGCTCGCGGTGCAGAGCGGCAGCGTGGCGCTCGATGCCATGCTCGACCATCCGCCGGGCGGCGGCGCGCTGATGCTCGCCGCGGGCCTGTTCACCGTGCTCCTCGCCGAAAACTGCCGCGTGCCGTTCGACGATCCCAACACGCATCTCGAACTCACCATGATTCACGAGGCGATGATCCTCGATCACAGCGGCCCGCCGCTCGCCATCATCCTGCACGGCGCGGCCATGAAACTGCTCCTCTTCGCGGTGCTGCTGCCGCAGACGGTGCTGCCGATGGGCGAATGGCCGCCGCTGGCGGCCGCCGGCATCCTCGCCGGATCGGTGCTCGTCGTGACGATCGGCGTGGGTCTGGTGGAATCGCTGCTGGCGCGGCTCGCGTTCCGGCAGGTGCCGCTGCTCCTGACCACGGCATTCCTGCTCTGCCTCTTCGCGCTGCTGCTCGCCCTCCGGAGCGGCGGCATTCCTGCCGCTGCCGACGACGCGCTGCGTCGCCCCGTGGCGACAACGGCAGGCGTCCCGCCCGGTCATTCCGACAACCCCATGGAAGGAGGCGCCCGGTGA
- a CDS encoding sugar phosphate isomerase, producing the protein MNTPTSFDLARKLGIKTYSFRTIKEIPDLIAAVKKCGVDGVDLSACHVNYDDVAEQEKLIGLCRESGIRISGIGVTNLKNDEAFNRRFFAFAQRSQCGLVSCSFEPQDHETVIKMVERFCGEYGVHAAIHNHGGRHWLGNPTALRYVFEKCSKQVGLCLDTAWCLQAAGNPMEWLDMFGERLYGVHFKDLAFTREGKCQDVVVGQGALDLPAFIEKFRKLPFDGSVVVEFEGEDPVEQSARCVTAIRAVLAGQPVPSCAKA; encoded by the coding sequence ATGAACACACCAACCTCCTTCGATCTAGCCCGCAAGCTGGGCATCAAAACGTATTCGTTTCGCACGATCAAAGAGATCCCCGACCTGATCGCCGCCGTAAAAAAATGCGGTGTGGATGGCGTCGATCTCTCGGCCTGCCACGTCAATTACGACGACGTTGCGGAGCAGGAAAAACTGATCGGTCTTTGCCGCGAGTCGGGGATTCGCATCTCCGGAATCGGAGTCACCAATTTGAAAAACGACGAAGCCTTCAACCGCCGATTCTTCGCCTTTGCGCAACGCTCGCAGTGCGGCCTGGTGAGTTGTTCATTTGAACCCCAGGACCATGAAACCGTCATAAAAATGGTGGAACGATTCTGCGGCGAATACGGCGTGCACGCCGCCATCCACAATCACGGCGGCAGGCATTGGCTCGGCAATCCGACCGCCCTGCGCTATGTATTTGAGAAGTGTAGCAAACAGGTCGGCCTCTGTCTCGACACCGCCTGGTGCCTGCAAGCGGCGGGAAATCCGATGGAGTGGCTGGATATGTTCGGAGAGAGATTGTATGGCGTCCATTTCAAGGACCTCGCTTTCACCCGCGAAGGCAAATGCCAGGACGTCGTGGTGGGGCAAGGCGCACTGGATTTGCCGGCCTTCATCGAAAAATTCCGCAAGCTGCCATTCGACGGGTCAGTCGTGGTTGAGTTCGAGGGAGAAGACCCGGTGGAACAAAGCGCCCGTTGCGTGACGGCCATTCGCGCGGTTCTTGCCGGGCAACCAGTCCCGTCCTGCGCGAAAGCGTAA